A DNA window from Myxocyprinus asiaticus isolate MX2 ecotype Aquarium Trade chromosome 15, UBuf_Myxa_2, whole genome shotgun sequence contains the following coding sequences:
- the LOC127453088 gene encoding nucleotide-binding oligomerization domain-containing protein 1-like, with the protein MGSYVKDGTHTCAPSAHLKLLTLHRELLVDQVKNTQCVLDNLQLNGFICTEDIEIIQRSNTKTDQVRKILELVQSKGEECCAYFIHILHEAYDAYIDLRPWFSDIQYTPLDNISVIPVINTDPISKYCEKLRHELRRDTQFIMSYSKSDETPLEDLYTDTQMELLNDRDESLGYLQSLDELLGDQGVFNQQAETIFITGDAGVGKSIVLQKLQNLWSKRELSTRAKFFFKFRCRMFSAFKESYEISLKDLIFKHNCYPDADPDNEVFNYILRFPEMVLFTFDGYDEIQMEFDLDGVPEVVSPEEKTSPLLLLMNLLCGKLLKGSRKILTARTGTEVQSRVMRKKVCLRGFSPEHLKRYTALHFPEQVFRTLVNEQLDANPHLSSLCSIPLFSWIILKSFKHLRSVYDDFELPDSSVTLTNVFLLLSEVFLGHSTARTGLLKRSTRCPAETFKAGEQKLSAFSKLALQCLEKGVFVFSMDEVLSCGLDEKDLQFGFLRPVCHYDGCGGSATFEFLHMTLQAFLAAFSLVLDSKNPPDLILRFFSKCEYKSSSSCLPCLGKSKPRDTDPFQTNEHFQFTNLFLCGLLSKPNAALLEHLVPPLLLKQKCKTLKSYLSNGVKTHLKSLPSSQATEIEGIKVHAMPNFLWMLRCIFETNSEEVAKMTANGISADYIKIAFCNIYSADCSALNFVLHHRKKHLGVDMDNNNINDYGVKQLRPSFSKMTIVRLCVNQLTDSSIEVLSEELIRHKVVRVLGLYKNQITDVGAKLVAKIIEECPRLRTVKLGCNQITAVGGKHLACAIQKSKSIFDIGMWGNSIADEGADAFAEALKNHPSLTNLSLSANGITSHGGRSLAKALEENTSLKIFWLIQNRIGDDAVSDLADAIRSNSSLTHVMLIENELTVHGAEQLAEALTNNTTLKEINIKGNRICEEEEKLFEVEKRLRFR; encoded by the exons ATGGGCTCTTATGTGAAAGACGGGACGCACACCTGTGCACCCTCAGCACACCTGAAGCTGCTCACCTTACATCGAGAGCTGCTGGTGGATCAGGTGAAAAACACACAGTGTGTTCTGGACAACCTGCAGCTGAACGGATTCATATGCACTGAAGATATAGAGATTATACAACGCAGCAACACCAAAACAGACCAG GTACGCAAGATCTTGGAGCTTGTGCAGAGTAAAGGAGAGGAGTGCTGTGCATACTTCATACACATACTTCATGAAGCATACGACGCTTACATTGACCTGCGGCCTTGGTTCAGTGATATTCAGTACACACCATTAGATAATATAAGTGTCATACCAGTGATTAACACTGACCCAA TTAGCAAGTACTGTGAGAAGCTCCGGCATGAGCTGAGAAGAGACACTCAGTTCATCATGTCCTACTCGAAGAGCGACGAAACGCCACTGGAAGATCTTTACACGGACACGCAGATGGAACTCTTGAACGACAGGGATGAGAGTCTGGGCTACTTACAGAGTCTGGATGAACTTCTAGGAGACCAGGGGGTCTTCAACCAGCAGGCCGAGACCATCTTTATCACTGGTGATGCTGGCGTAGGCAAATCCATTGTTCTTCAGAAACTGCAGAATTTGTGGTCCAAACGGGAGCTGAGCACTCGTGCCAAGTTCTTCTTCAAATTCAGGTGCAGGATGTTTAGTGCCTTCAAGGAGTCATATGAGATCTCATTGAAGGACTTGATCTTCAAGCACAATTGCTATCCTGATGCAGACCCTGATAATGAAGTCTTTAACTACATTTTACGATTTCCTGAGATGGTACTTTTCACGTTTGACGGGTACGATGAAATCCAAATGGAATTTGACCTGGACGGTGTTCCCGAAGTGGTTTCCCCCGAAGAAAAGACAAGCCCTCTTCTGCTTCTGATGAATTTGCTGTGTGGAAAATTGCTCAAGGGTTCTCGAAAGATCCTGACCGCACGAACTGGCACAGAAGTCCAAAGCAGAGTGATGAGGAAGAAGGTGTGTTTGAGGGGATTTTCACCTGAACACCTGAAGAGATACACAGCTCTACACTTTCCCGAGCAGGTATTCAGGACGCTGGTGAATGAGCAGCTTGATGCCAACCCTCACCTGTCGAGTCTATGCTCCATCCCATTGTTCAGCTGGATCATCCTCAAGAGCTTCAAACATCTCCGTTCTGTATACGATGACTTTGAGTTACCGGACTCTTCCGTCACCCTCACAAATGTCTTCTTGCTTCTTTCAGAAGTCTTCTTGGGTCACTCAACGGCCCGTACTGGACTTCTGAAACGGAGCACAAGGTGTCCTGCGGAGACCTTCAAAGCTGGCGAGCAGAAGCTTTCGGCCTTCTCCAAGCTCGCTTTACAGTGTCTAGAGAAGGGCGTATTCGTGTTCAGCATGGACGAGGTGTTGTCATGTGGATTAGATGAAAAGGACCTTCAGTTTGGCTTTCTGAGGCCTGTTTGCCATTACGACGGATGCGGAGGCTCGGCTACCTTTGAGTTTCTTCACATGACCCTACAGGCCTTCTTAGCAGCTTTTTCTCTGGTTCTGGACTCAAAAAACCCTCCTGATttgattctgaggttcttctccaaaTGTGAATACAAGTCGTCATCGTCTTGTTTACCCTGTCTTGGAAAGTCAAAGCCCAGAGACACGGATCCTTTTCAGACCAATGAGCACTTTCAGTTCACCAACTTATTCTTATGTGGTCTCTTATCCAAACCCAACGCTGCGCTCCTAGAGCACCTCGTTCCACCATTGTTGTTGAAGCAAAAGTGCAAGACGCTCAAGTCGTACCTGTCGAATGGCGTGAAGACTCATCTTAAGAGTCTGCCCAGTAGCCAAGCCACAGAAATCGAGGGCATTAAAGTGCACGCAATGCCAAATTTCTTGTGGATGCTTCGGTGCATATTTGAGACGAACAGCGAGGAAGTGGCCAAGATGACCGCCAATGGCATATCGGCAGATTACATCAAGATTGCGTTCTGTAACATCTACTCGGCGGACTGCAGCGCTTTGAACTTTGTACTCCATCACCGTAAGAAGCACCTGGGAGTCGACATggataataataacattaatgaTTATGGTGTGAAGCAATTGAGACCGTCTTTCAGCAAAATGACTATAGTAAG ATTGTGTGTGAATCAGCTGACGGACAGCAGTATTGAAGTTCTGTCAGAGGAGCTCATCAGACACAAAGTTGTCAGGGTGTTGGG CCTTTACAAGAATCAGATCACAGATGTCGGAGCCAAACTGGTTGCAAAGATCATTGAAGAATGTCCACGTTTGAGGACTGTCAA GCTTGGCTGCAACCAAATCACCGCTGTGGGTGGGAAGCATCTTGCTTGCGCTATTCAAAAGAGCAAATCTATCTTTGATATAGG aATGTGGGGTAATTCGATTGCTGACGAGGGGGCAGATGCTTTTGCGGAGGCATTAAAGAATCACCCCAGCCTCACCAACCTCAG TCTCTCTGCCAATGGCATCACATCTCATGGTGGCAGAAGTTTGGCAAAAGCGCTCGAGGAAAACACAAGCCTTAAAATCTTCTG GTTGATCCAGAACAGAATCGGTGATGACGCAGTGTCAGATCTCGCTGATGCCATCAGGTCGAACTCTTCTCTGACCCATGTGAT GCTAATAGAAAATGAGCTGACCGTTCATGGAGCTGAACAGCTCGCTGAAGCCCTGACAAACAACACGACACTGAAGGAAATCAA TATTAAAGGAAACCGAATctgtgaagaagaagaaaaactctTTGAGGTTGAAAAGAGGCTTCGCTTCCGCTGA